One Microcebus murinus isolate Inina chromosome 7, M.murinus_Inina_mat1.0, whole genome shotgun sequence genomic region harbors:
- the PENK gene encoding proenkephalin-A, translated as MLHLNSVNSMARFLRFCTWLLVLGPGLLATVRAECSQDCATCSYRLVRPADINFLACVMECEGRLPSLKIWATCKELLQLSKSELAQDAAGALRDSSKQEESHLLAKRYGGFMKRYGGFMKKMDELYPMEPEEEANGGEILAKRYGGFMKKDAEEDDSLANSSDLLKELLETGDNRERSHHQDGSDNDEEVSKRYGGFMRGLKRSPQLEDEAKELQKRYGGFMRRVGRPEWWMDYQKRYGGFLKRFAESLPSDEEGESYSKEVPEMEKRYGGFMRF; from the exons ATGCTCCATCTGAACAGCGTCAAC TCCATGGCGCGGTTCTTGAGATTTTGCACTTGGCTGCTGGTGCTCGGACCGGGGCTCCTGGCGACCGTGCGGGCGGAATGCAGCCAGGACTGCGCGACATGCAGCTACCGCCTGGTGCGCCCGGCAGACATCAACTTCCTG GCTTGTGTGATGGAGTGTGAAGGAAGACTTCCTTCTCTCAAAATTTGGGCGACCTGCAAGGAGCTCCTGCAGCTGTCCAAATCCGAGCTTGCTCAGGATGCCGCCGGCGCCCTCCGAGACAGCAGCAAACAGGAAGAGAGCCATTTGCTGGCCAAAAGGTACGGGGGCTTCATGAAGAGGTACGGAGGCTTCATGAAGAAGATGGACGAGCTTTATCCCATGGAGCCGGAGGAAGAGGCCAACGGAGGTGAAATCCTTGCCAAGCGGTACGGGGGCTTCATGAAGAAGGACGCGGAGGAGGACGACTCCCTGGCCAACTCCTCAGACCTGTTGAAGGAGCTTCTGGAAACGGGGGACAACCGGGAGCGTAGCCACCACCAGGACGGCAGTGACAATGATGAAGAGGTGAGCAAGAGATATGGGGGCTTCATGAGAGGCTTAAAGAGAAGCCCCCAACTGGAAGACGAAGCCAAAGAGCTGCAGAAGCGATATGGGGGCTTCATGAGAAGAGTGGGCCGCCCGGAGTGGTGGATGGACTACCAGAAAAGGTACGGAGGCTTCCTGAAGCGCTTCGCGGAGTCTCTGCCCTCCGACGAAGAAGGCGAGAGTTACTCCAAAGAAGTTCccgaaatggaaaaaagatatggAGGATTTATGAGATTTTAA